The Streptomyces achromogenes genome window below encodes:
- a CDS encoding cyanobactin maturation protease PatG family protein: MTTAHRISQEGLREESPMEPEQTGVPASPSVDEPDDEQTGMASAGDTSLMQTACHCSETPPSATDKEQAWEDAHARTGAGSGYVYALGQIQVRFPSLGVEKEFAQVVGRAEPPDLTDEEALHRVLSDPDNRYLVRQLCFILTVQGVETYILRPRDSAGYDLLVEAVRPVSSPWDLDVVIGRRGPVAPPELCNGLTVPVVVFEQIYSFDSGELIRAVERPAEIPAKDFETASRKLLERLLQIGDNSGTTDEHRAINYAAVRNEKIYQETVKEHARGFRLSAVDVCPSRLSGSRRILDIVFSYTSRKTDVTEKSFVRIDVTELFPFTRTNWSPYYDR, from the coding sequence GTGACGACGGCTCACCGTATATCCCAGGAAGGCTTGAGGGAGGAGTCACCCATGGAGCCCGAACAGACCGGCGTGCCGGCCAGCCCGTCCGTGGACGAACCTGACGACGAACAGACGGGGATGGCGTCGGCCGGGGACACCTCGCTCATGCAGACCGCCTGTCACTGTTCCGAGACTCCACCGTCCGCCACGGACAAGGAGCAGGCGTGGGAGGACGCTCATGCGCGGACCGGCGCAGGCTCGGGCTATGTCTACGCGTTGGGGCAGATCCAGGTGCGGTTCCCCAGTCTCGGCGTGGAGAAGGAGTTCGCACAGGTCGTCGGGCGGGCCGAGCCACCGGATCTGACGGACGAAGAGGCGTTGCACCGTGTGTTGTCGGATCCGGACAATCGTTACCTGGTCAGGCAGTTGTGCTTCATCCTGACCGTTCAGGGGGTCGAGACCTACATCCTGCGCCCTCGCGACTCGGCGGGATACGACCTGTTGGTCGAGGCGGTCCGTCCCGTGAGCAGCCCCTGGGACCTCGACGTGGTGATCGGAAGGCGCGGGCCTGTCGCTCCGCCGGAGCTGTGCAACGGCCTGACCGTGCCGGTCGTCGTCTTCGAGCAGATCTACTCCTTCGACAGCGGCGAACTGATCAGGGCGGTCGAGCGCCCTGCCGAGATACCCGCCAAAGACTTCGAAACGGCGTCGAGGAAGCTACTGGAAAGGCTCCTGCAGATCGGCGACAACTCCGGAACCACGGATGAACACCGCGCAATCAACTACGCGGCCGTCCGGAACGAGAAGATCTATCAGGAGACGGTCAAGGAGCACGCGAGGGGATTCCGCCTGAGCGCTGTGGACGTCTGCCCCTCGCGGCTCAGCGGCAGTCGAAGAATTCTTGACATCGTGTTCTCCTACACCAGCCGCAAGACGGATGTGACGGAGAAGTCGTTCGTGCGGATCGATGTCACCGAGTTGTTCCCCTTCACGAGGACCAACTGGTCGCCGTACTACGACCGATGA
- a CDS encoding WD40/YVTN/BNR-like repeat-containing protein, which translates to MAISDEELARAKEIRVEQVPLLRRSRGVTNETLQRLPDAAVRRALRRLNYPDLPNARRLFRLDQERGDDGTVPAHAQGTALDRMHARLAAEEAPPARTAGVPTGAAREGLGAGPTPTAGMQLAAWEWLGPGNIGGRTRGIAIHPEEPRRMWAAGAGGGVWHTEDGGAQWAPVDDFLGNLACSCLAMDPGDPSTIYVGTGEGFSNSDALRGNGVFRTTDGVNWAPITATQTTDFRAVTRMAVSSTGEVVLAATTTGLFRCSDEERKIWTQVLDVPLGTVLFDPTDDDLAVAGALEAGAAFVSSDGGRTWQTATPGGNPWSGRVELAYAAADPGIVYASVQMTSGRVYRSTDGGRTYRLRKTLDSSGQMANYLGDQGWYGNAVWAGDPTDGNLVVLGGVDLWRSTDGGDHITEISTWWAPGSVHADHHTIVSHPGYDGANNRTVFFGNDGGVFTAQDLAQTGTEQEPPFVDGWTELDNNYGVTQFYSGAGNRLSGKIVGGAQDNGTLCFDPAQGTEGWQQIFGGDGGWCASDPGDPQVFYGEYVFLNIHRNTDGGASDDTEGDRYISGQFWNAAIREWDWKPLPFRIPDAMTNQALFIAPFALDPNEPDRMLAGGLSLWRTDNAKEANTPTSGPSWRAVKPSAGSKISALAVAAGHSDLIWVGHVNGMLFRTVNGTATTPAWSRVGVTGPGPLRPRRYLTCVTLDPAEPDTAYVAFGGYEPDNLWVTHDGGATWTQLAQTLPDVPVRAVAVHPRNTSFLYCGTEVGLFASDDGGTNWSAANEGPTNCSVDQLFWMDETLVSVTHGRGMFRIDLSTV; encoded by the coding sequence ATGGCCATCTCCGACGAAGAACTGGCGCGGGCGAAAGAGATCCGGGTCGAACAGGTGCCGCTGCTGCGCAGGAGCCGCGGCGTGACCAACGAGACCCTCCAGAGGCTGCCCGACGCCGCGGTACGACGTGCGCTGCGGCGCCTGAACTACCCCGACCTGCCCAACGCGCGACGACTGTTCAGGCTCGACCAGGAGCGCGGCGACGACGGCACGGTCCCGGCGCACGCCCAGGGAACGGCACTCGACAGGATGCACGCGCGGCTGGCAGCGGAGGAGGCCCCGCCCGCGCGGACCGCGGGCGTGCCGACCGGCGCCGCACGTGAGGGCCTCGGGGCCGGCCCGACCCCGACGGCCGGGATGCAACTCGCCGCATGGGAGTGGCTCGGCCCGGGCAACATCGGCGGTCGCACCCGCGGCATCGCGATCCATCCCGAGGAGCCGCGGAGGATGTGGGCCGCGGGCGCCGGCGGCGGCGTGTGGCACACCGAGGACGGCGGAGCGCAGTGGGCGCCCGTCGACGACTTCCTCGGCAACCTGGCCTGCTCCTGCCTGGCCATGGACCCCGGCGACCCCTCGACGATCTATGTCGGTACCGGTGAGGGTTTCTCCAACAGCGACGCCCTGCGCGGCAACGGCGTCTTCCGCACCACCGACGGCGTCAACTGGGCGCCGATCACCGCCACCCAGACAACGGATTTCCGCGCCGTGACCCGGATGGCGGTCTCCTCGACCGGCGAGGTCGTCCTCGCTGCCACCACGACCGGGCTCTTCCGCTGTTCCGACGAGGAACGCAAAATCTGGACACAGGTCCTGGACGTCCCGCTCGGCACCGTCCTGTTCGACCCCACCGACGACGACCTGGCCGTGGCCGGCGCCCTGGAGGCCGGCGCGGCCTTCGTCAGCTCCGACGGCGGGCGCACCTGGCAGACGGCGACTCCGGGCGGCAACCCGTGGTCGGGGCGGGTCGAACTCGCCTACGCTGCCGCGGATCCCGGGATCGTCTACGCCTCCGTCCAGATGACCAGCGGCCGCGTCTATCGCTCCACGGACGGCGGCCGAACCTACCGTCTCCGGAAAACCCTCGACTCCAGCGGCCAGATGGCCAACTATCTGGGCGACCAGGGCTGGTACGGCAACGCCGTGTGGGCCGGCGACCCGACGGACGGGAACCTCGTCGTGCTCGGCGGCGTCGACCTGTGGCGCAGCACCGACGGCGGCGACCACATCACCGAGATCAGCACCTGGTGGGCCCCGGGTTCCGTGCACGCCGACCACCACACGATCGTCTCGCACCCCGGATACGACGGGGCGAACAACCGGACGGTCTTCTTCGGCAACGACGGCGGCGTGTTCACCGCACAGGATTTGGCGCAGACCGGCACCGAGCAGGAACCGCCGTTCGTCGACGGCTGGACCGAACTGGACAACAACTACGGGGTCACCCAGTTCTACTCCGGCGCCGGCAACCGGCTCAGCGGAAAGATCGTCGGCGGCGCGCAGGACAACGGCACCCTCTGCTTCGACCCTGCCCAGGGCACCGAAGGCTGGCAGCAGATCTTCGGCGGCGACGGCGGCTGGTGCGCCTCCGACCCCGGCGATCCGCAGGTCTTCTACGGTGAGTACGTCTTCCTGAACATCCACCGAAACACCGACGGCGGCGCCAGTGACGACACCGAGGGCGACCGCTACATCAGCGGCCAGTTCTGGAACGCCGCCATCAGGGAGTGGGACTGGAAGCCGCTGCCATTCCGTATCCCCGACGCCATGACCAACCAGGCCCTGTTCATCGCACCGTTCGCCCTCGACCCGAACGAACCCGACCGGATGCTCGCCGGCGGCCTGTCGCTGTGGCGGACGGACAACGCCAAGGAAGCCAACACGCCCACGTCCGGGCCGAGCTGGCGGGCGGTCAAACCCAGCGCGGGATCCAAGATCAGTGCGCTCGCCGTGGCGGCCGGCCACTCCGACCTGATCTGGGTGGGGCACGTCAACGGGATGCTGTTCCGTACCGTCAACGGCACGGCGACGACGCCGGCGTGGAGTCGTGTCGGGGTGACCGGACCCGGCCCACTGCGGCCGCGACGCTACCTCACCTGCGTCACGCTCGACCCGGCCGAGCCGGACACGGCCTACGTCGCCTTCGGTGGTTACGAACCGGACAACCTCTGGGTCACCCACGACGGCGGCGCCACGTGGACCCAGCTCGCCCAGACGCTGCCGGACGTACCTGTCCGGGCGGTCGCCGTACATCCGCGGAACACGTCATTCCTGTACTGCGGTACCGAGGTGGGGCTCTTCGCCAGCGATGACGGCGGGACCAACTGGTCGGCGGCCAACGAAGGGCCCACCAACTGCTCGGTCGACCAGCTGTTCTGGATGGACGAGACGTTGGTCAGCGTCACTCATGGCCGTGGCATGTTCCGGATCGACCTGTCGACGGTCTGA
- a CDS encoding ABC transporter permease: MTRDVRLRGRIEAAAAGLCAVLFLATLIWRDWIEAVFGVDPDQHSGALEWAIVALTLGATVAFSLLARGEYRRARLTSSRS; the protein is encoded by the coding sequence ATGACACGAGACGTGCGTCTGCGAGGCCGGATCGAGGCGGCGGCCGCCGGTCTGTGCGCAGTGCTCTTCCTGGCCACGCTGATCTGGCGCGACTGGATCGAGGCAGTGTTCGGAGTGGACCCCGATCAGCACAGCGGGGCCCTCGAGTGGGCGATCGTCGCCCTGACGCTGGGCGCGACGGTGGCGTTCTCGCTGCTTGCGCGCGGTGAGTACCGCAGGGCCCGGTTGACGTCGTCCAGATCGTGA
- a CDS encoding PAS domain-containing protein produces the protein MPDPSHKTLLENLPVSWREVDEPCQAAGERDAEGPPRTGEPADADGLADPGGSQRTRDRRHHEAGLAVPPGGAAFADLVDLAPAPAFIRDREGRYLWANHAYAHLYGTAPQQLVGRYIEDFDAPAEAERFRALDQQILTRGTPVRHTLRYLRQDGTTGRAVGHRFPVREHSRTCVAGIYVDITDHLRATAQRQEAEENLSALRDHSGLPCALLSANGRVIEASVAAAELFHLGLTDLVGRRAHTLLAPEPGPDLDRLHRRWNSLIARRTRRVETTAVLVDTRGLQRRAELHLTTIGHSASRARHVWAVITHQSLAHEAHPPLTAAQIRILSLLAQGSSNSDIAASLNLSRQTLDYHLSRLRHLLGAATRPALVARAYVLGILAPHTWPPRSATAAHPLSTA, from the coding sequence GTGCCCGACCCGAGCCACAAGACTCTGCTCGAGAACCTTCCCGTGTCCTGGAGGGAAGTCGACGAGCCGTGCCAGGCGGCGGGGGAGAGGGACGCCGAAGGACCCCCGCGGACGGGTGAGCCCGCCGATGCCGACGGCCTCGCCGACCCGGGCGGCTCACAGCGCACCCGGGACCGGCGGCACCACGAAGCCGGGCTCGCGGTGCCCCCCGGTGGCGCCGCCTTCGCGGACCTCGTGGACCTCGCCCCGGCGCCCGCCTTCATCCGGGACCGCGAGGGGCGCTACCTGTGGGCCAACCACGCCTACGCGCACCTCTACGGCACCGCACCACAGCAACTGGTCGGCAGATACATCGAGGACTTCGACGCCCCGGCCGAGGCCGAGCGGTTCCGGGCCCTGGACCAGCAGATACTCACCCGGGGCACGCCCGTCCGCCACACCCTCCGCTATCTGCGCCAGGACGGCACCACAGGCCGCGCGGTCGGCCACCGCTTCCCGGTGCGGGAACACTCCCGTACGTGCGTCGCCGGCATCTACGTGGACATCACCGACCACCTGCGGGCCACCGCGCAGCGCCAGGAGGCCGAGGAGAACCTCAGCGCTCTGCGCGACCACAGCGGTCTGCCCTGCGCCCTGTTGTCGGCGAACGGGCGGGTGATCGAGGCGAGCGTGGCGGCCGCCGAACTCTTCCACCTCGGCCTGACCGACCTCGTGGGCCGCCGCGCCCACACGCTGCTGGCCCCCGAACCGGGGCCGGATCTGGACCGGTTGCACCGCCGGTGGAACAGTCTGATAGCCCGCCGCACCCGACGTGTCGAGACCACGGCCGTGCTCGTCGACACGCGTGGACTGCAGCGGCGGGCGGAGCTCCACCTGACGACTATCGGCCATTCCGCCAGCCGGGCACGGCACGTCTGGGCCGTGATCACCCATCAGAGTCTCGCCCACGAGGCGCATCCGCCGCTGACCGCCGCGCAGATCCGCATCCTGTCGTTGTTGGCGCAGGGCAGCAGCAACAGCGACATAGCCGCCTCGCTGAACCTGTCGCGGCAGACGCTCGACTACCACCTCAGCCGCCTGCGGCACCTGCTGGGCGCCGCCACCCGTCCGGCCCTCGTGGCCCGCGCGTACGTCCTCGGCATACTCGCCCCCCACACCTGGCCACCACGATCGGCCACGGCGGCCCATCCCCTCAGCACCGCGTGA
- a CDS encoding ATP-grasp domain-containing protein translates to MSTVLLVHAKGGPPLGHVLSRTAARADVHLLALSALPPAVAGSAGRLCASVTTPDDAGRSDLVALIVSHARLVGADAVITFSEYAVVAVAEACEKLGLPGAGAAAALARDKRLMRSTWQRSGLPQPAFRPVSTEADLRAAVSSLSCPLLLKAAWSAGSTAHQIITSPGEASAAWARSRQVMAESAQLGYAELHVAEADADFVVEEIVSGTAADWFDEPGWGDYLSVEGVVADGVFHPVCLSGRMPTIEPFTERAGITPALLSPDAQDRVVALARRAVDALGLRDCGTHTEIKLGPDGSMWLIETAARFGGAMTVPQIEEVFELDLVGMLVDHLLGRPVTWPEQALTPERARGAAGSLVVLAVDGRGEAWQGRKVWDFPVVASDVPLSPDSELSVVAESSLPDGSVVPVYDPAAGANTMAALCLLSAADPRTVLRDFETLVDALPRVLPAAQSEEVPA, encoded by the coding sequence GTGAGCACGGTGCTGTTGGTGCATGCCAAGGGTGGTCCGCCGCTCGGCCATGTCCTGTCCCGGACGGCTGCGAGGGCGGACGTGCACCTGCTGGCGCTCAGCGCTCTTCCCCCCGCCGTGGCGGGTTCCGCAGGGAGACTGTGCGCCTCGGTCACGACGCCGGACGACGCAGGCCGCTCCGACCTGGTCGCCCTGATCGTCTCGCATGCCCGGCTGGTGGGCGCGGACGCCGTGATCACCTTCTCCGAGTACGCGGTCGTCGCGGTCGCCGAGGCCTGCGAGAAGCTCGGTCTGCCGGGCGCGGGCGCAGCCGCCGCACTCGCGCGCGACAAGCGGCTGATGCGCAGCACCTGGCAGCGGAGCGGCCTTCCGCAGCCCGCGTTCCGCCCCGTCTCCACGGAAGCGGATCTGCGGGCGGCGGTGAGCTCCCTGTCCTGTCCACTGCTCCTCAAGGCTGCCTGGAGCGCGGGATCCACCGCCCACCAGATCATCACCTCGCCCGGCGAGGCGTCCGCCGCCTGGGCCCGCTCGCGCCAGGTCATGGCGGAGTCCGCCCAGTTGGGATACGCGGAGCTGCATGTCGCCGAGGCGGATGCCGACTTCGTGGTCGAGGAGATCGTCAGCGGCACGGCGGCGGACTGGTTCGACGAGCCCGGCTGGGGCGACTACCTCAGCGTCGAGGGCGTCGTGGCGGACGGTGTCTTCCACCCCGTCTGCCTCAGCGGCCGGATGCCCACCATCGAGCCGTTCACCGAACGCGCCGGCATCACGCCCGCTCTGCTTTCGCCTGACGCGCAGGACCGCGTCGTGGCCCTGGCGCGCCGTGCCGTCGACGCGCTGGGCCTGCGTGACTGCGGAACGCACACGGAGATCAAGCTCGGCCCCGACGGCAGCATGTGGCTCATCGAGACAGCCGCCCGGTTCGGCGGCGCGATGACGGTGCCGCAGATCGAGGAGGTCTTCGAACTGGACCTGGTGGGCATGCTCGTCGACCATCTGCTGGGACGCCCGGTCACCTGGCCGGAGCAGGCCCTGACCCCGGAGCGGGCCCGGGGTGCGGCGGGCTCCCTCGTCGTCCTCGCGGTCGACGGCCGGGGCGAGGCCTGGCAGGGCCGCAAGGTCTGGGATTTCCCCGTGGTCGCGTCGGACGTCCCGCTGAGCCCGGACAGTGAGCTGTCGGTGGTGGCGGAGAGCTCCTTGCCCGACGGCAGTGTCGTGCCGGTCTACGACCCCGCCGCGGGCGCCAACACCATGGCGGCCCTGTGCCTGCTCTCCGCCGCCGACCCGCGGACGGTGCTGCGGGACTTCGAGACCCTGGTGGACGCCCTGCCCCGAGTGCTGCCCGCCGCGCAGTCCGAGGAGGTTCCCGCATGA
- a CDS encoding PEP/pyruvate-binding domain-containing protein, translated as MSTHLATEAASPATDRTVVGENLSLPLFRTLSGVLAGHPYLKVVVDRAENTWHLLDTGAHPFHVNYVATRVLGMDLASLDARLDAFNASVYTDPERRFLLGVLSLHTEQEEGRERPFLVLETTEADTMSGELLAFFYEFVRARVDSRLPLLLKPANHGQEEGLSAISERRVPRILGHELFGSRERTPLNPGEATGRLRFFRTAEEYTVAEAGLGWADIVAMPCLPDDVPRVAGFINTAPITPLSHTNVLASGWGIPNAIVRDLEQLVDKDGLDDAWVRYRVDEDDISLERLDHEPDLRAPAWHQQRIRLEPPLLEDAPVLSLHRLRSADRDRYGTKAANLGELHHVLDSRTVDLTSFYGRPRPPREDLYGHLATRLGLSAFTVEQLRAKAAEFVAEAVGAPEGVALPFALQQRFLASSPALQQGIGKLKMALELDATDVLDSLCLHLQHLIRHTPVPESVTRQIDQAFPAAAASRGRLVVRSSSNAEDLPGFSAAGVYDSVTTVHGTGELLDAVRHVWASLVSPRSVRLRHQVGISLDDTYMGVIVQEYLPASLGGVLVTCNPTRREDFRNVYLNCSPGSPEQVVDGTVLPQQYLYNTVEGGGRTLALGSWGQGLSAAVRARLADLSLTGRLLQSHFSAADVDKPLDIEWLMTEQGDFRLVQIRPYAL; from the coding sequence ATGAGCACCCACCTGGCCACCGAAGCCGCCTCGCCCGCGACGGACCGCACGGTCGTCGGCGAGAACCTCTCCCTGCCGCTCTTCCGGACGCTGTCGGGAGTCCTGGCGGGTCACCCTTACCTCAAGGTCGTCGTCGACCGCGCGGAGAACACCTGGCACCTGCTCGACACCGGCGCGCACCCCTTCCACGTCAACTATGTCGCCACCCGGGTGCTGGGTATGGACCTGGCCTCGCTGGACGCGCGGTTGGACGCGTTCAACGCCTCCGTCTACACCGATCCCGAGCGCCGGTTCCTGCTCGGTGTGCTGTCCCTGCACACCGAGCAGGAGGAGGGCAGGGAGCGGCCGTTCCTCGTCCTGGAGACGACCGAGGCCGACACGATGAGCGGCGAACTGCTCGCGTTCTTCTACGAGTTCGTCCGGGCTCGGGTCGACAGCAGGCTGCCGCTGCTGCTCAAGCCCGCCAACCACGGGCAGGAGGAAGGACTGTCGGCGATCAGCGAACGGCGGGTGCCCCGCATTCTGGGCCACGAGCTGTTCGGTTCCCGGGAGCGCACACCGCTGAACCCCGGCGAGGCCACCGGGCGGCTGCGATTCTTCCGGACGGCCGAGGAGTACACGGTGGCGGAGGCCGGCCTGGGCTGGGCCGACATCGTGGCGATGCCGTGCCTGCCCGACGACGTACCGCGCGTCGCCGGCTTCATCAACACGGCGCCGATCACGCCGCTTTCGCACACCAACGTCCTCGCCTCCGGCTGGGGCATCCCCAACGCGATCGTCCGTGATCTGGAGCAACTCGTCGACAAGGACGGCCTCGACGACGCGTGGGTGCGCTACCGGGTCGACGAGGACGACATATCCCTGGAGCGTCTCGACCACGAACCCGACCTGCGGGCGCCGGCCTGGCACCAGCAGCGCATACGCCTCGAGCCACCGCTGCTCGAAGACGCCCCCGTGCTCTCCCTGCACCGGCTGCGCAGCGCCGACCGCGACCGCTACGGCACGAAGGCGGCCAACCTCGGCGAGCTGCACCACGTCCTCGACAGCCGTACGGTGGACCTGACCTCCTTCTACGGTCGGCCCCGTCCGCCGCGCGAGGACCTCTACGGTCACCTCGCCACCCGCCTCGGCCTCAGTGCCTTCACCGTCGAGCAACTCCGCGCAAAAGCAGCCGAGTTCGTCGCCGAGGCGGTCGGCGCCCCGGAGGGCGTCGCACTCCCCTTCGCGCTCCAGCAGCGGTTCCTCGCCTCCTCCCCGGCCCTCCAGCAGGGCATCGGCAAGCTGAAGATGGCGCTCGAACTCGACGCCACCGACGTCCTGGACTCACTGTGCCTGCACCTGCAACACCTGATCCGGCACACTCCCGTCCCCGAGTCGGTCACCCGGCAGATCGACCAGGCCTTCCCCGCCGCGGCGGCCTCCCGCGGGCGGCTGGTGGTGCGCTCCTCCTCCAACGCCGAGGACCTCCCCGGGTTCTCCGCGGCCGGCGTCTACGACTCCGTCACCACCGTCCACGGCACGGGTGAACTCCTCGACGCGGTACGCCACGTGTGGGCCTCCCTCGTGTCGCCCCGCAGCGTGCGGCTGCGCCACCAGGTCGGCATCTCCCTCGACGACACCTACATGGGTGTGATCGTTCAGGAGTACCTGCCCGCCTCCCTGGGCGGCGTCCTCGTGACCTGCAACCCGACCCGCCGCGAGGACTTCCGCAACGTCTACCTCAACTGTTCCCCGGGCTCCCCCGAGCAGGTGGTCGACGGGACGGTGCTGCCGCAGCAGTACCTGTACAACACCGTGGAGGGCGGCGGCCGTACCCTCGCACTGGGCTCGTGGGGCCAGGGGCTGTCCGCCGCGGTCCGCGCCCGGCTCGCCGACCTGTCCCTCACCGGACGGCTCCTGCAGTCCCACTTCAGCGCGGCCGACGTGGACAAGCCACTCGACATCGAGTGGCTGATGACCGAGCAGGGCGACTTCCGGCTGGTCCAGATCCGCCCCTACGCGCTGTGA
- a CDS encoding MFS transporter, with the protein MRARLGRPRPGTGAATGLTDTARRIIRLNYGFQLLFNLLWWMPVFYAYQKAAGLSDGQIFGIQSIYYVAFCLLEIPTGLIADRIGTRNCLRLGAVVMTAANLAPVVSASYTGFLIHFLAIAAGRSLTSGAASAYLYDGLRAERCGEHYLRAEGTARALGLAAKVVCWPLVGPLTALAHPAPYVLSAASAAGSLVCAVLLPRLAGAEAGADTGRDGGGRRGSAFLRDAGTALRCVASSPWLALVMVQGVAVFTLSRICQVNLFQPILLDHGIGEASHGGVLAAMTVAEAVASARPQWLSRRLPPVAWVSVLSLALAGTLAAMTLGGPWTVVVLLCLFAAATGFAFPVQRKLVNDAVPAHAPRATLLSVESIVDRAVCALAAIAAGAYLSAGHLDALLWHSALATALLLGAFQLLLRSGVVARAGRDGNRALPTPTCGNAGADGPASAEVGDGTPALADTGDAGRKKALEPGQTPQRPRTT; encoded by the coding sequence GTGAGGGCGCGTCTTGGCCGGCCGCGCCCCGGCACCGGAGCTGCCACGGGCCTGACCGACACGGCCCGCCGGATCATCCGGCTCAACTACGGCTTCCAGCTGTTGTTCAACCTGCTGTGGTGGATGCCGGTGTTCTACGCCTACCAGAAGGCGGCCGGCCTCTCGGACGGGCAGATCTTCGGCATCCAGAGCATCTACTACGTGGCCTTCTGCCTGCTGGAGATCCCGACCGGGCTGATCGCCGACCGGATCGGCACCCGCAACTGCCTGCGGCTCGGCGCGGTGGTGATGACGGCCGCGAACCTGGCCCCGGTGGTCAGCGCCTCCTACACGGGGTTCCTGATCCACTTCCTGGCCATCGCCGCCGGCCGGTCGCTCACCTCGGGCGCGGCGAGCGCCTACCTGTACGACGGGCTGCGGGCGGAACGGTGCGGCGAGCACTACCTTCGGGCGGAGGGCACCGCGCGGGCACTGGGGCTGGCGGCCAAGGTGGTGTGCTGGCCGCTGGTCGGGCCGTTGACGGCTCTCGCGCACCCGGCCCCGTACGTGCTCAGCGCGGCGAGCGCGGCAGGCTCCCTCGTCTGCGCCGTGCTGCTGCCCCGCCTCGCCGGAGCGGAAGCCGGAGCGGACACCGGCCGGGATGGCGGCGGGCGGCGGGGCAGCGCCTTCCTGCGGGACGCGGGGACCGCGCTGCGCTGTGTCGCCTCCTCGCCGTGGCTGGCCCTGGTGATGGTGCAGGGCGTCGCGGTCTTCACCCTGTCGCGCATCTGCCAGGTCAACCTCTTCCAGCCGATCCTGCTGGACCACGGCATCGGCGAGGCATCGCACGGTGGGGTGCTGGCCGCCATGACCGTGGCGGAGGCGGTGGCGTCCGCGCGGCCCCAATGGCTCAGCCGCAGACTGCCGCCGGTCGCCTGGGTGTCCGTCCTCAGCCTCGCGCTGGCGGGCACCCTGGCGGCCATGACCCTCGGCGGGCCGTGGACCGTCGTCGTGCTGCTCTGCCTGTTCGCCGCCGCCACGGGGTTCGCGTTCCCGGTCCAGCGCAAACTGGTCAACGACGCTGTCCCCGCGCACGCACCGCGGGCCACCCTGCTGTCGGTGGAGAGCATCGTGGACCGCGCGGTGTGCGCCCTGGCCGCGATCGCCGCGGGCGCGTACCTGTCCGCCGGGCATCTGGACGCCCTGCTGTGGCACAGCGCGCTGGCCACGGCGTTGCTGCTCGGGGCCTTCCAACTGCTGCTGCGCAGCGGCGTGGTCGCCCGTGCCGGCCGTGACGGGAATAGGGCACTTCCGACGCCGACGTGCGGCAACGCGGGAGCCGATGGCCCCGCGTCTGCGGAAGTGGGCGACGGTACTCCCGCCCTGGCGGACACGGGGGACGCCGGCCGCAAGAAGGCCCTCGAACCGGGCCAGACCCCGCAGAGACCACGAACGACCTGA
- a CDS encoding dihydrofolate reductase family protein produces MRKIIVCTFLTLDGVMQAPGGPDEDAESGFEHGGWQKPVVDDEVGAAIADWYEHSDAMLLGRKTYEIFASYWPTADPENPFTHRMNSMHKHVASRTLTSVEWQNSTLLQGDTVEAVRKLKASDGGNLNVVGSGDLAQTLMRHDLVDEYRLTIHPVIIGTGKRLFADGAIPTALEPVSVSTTKGGTVVGVYRPNGKPSYDSY; encoded by the coding sequence ATGCGCAAGATCATTGTTTGCACGTTCCTGACCCTTGACGGCGTCATGCAGGCGCCGGGTGGTCCGGACGAGGACGCTGAAAGCGGGTTCGAGCACGGCGGCTGGCAGAAGCCGGTTGTCGACGACGAGGTCGGCGCGGCCATCGCCGATTGGTACGAGCACTCCGACGCGATGCTGCTCGGCCGCAAGACGTACGAGATCTTCGCGTCGTACTGGCCGACCGCCGATCCCGAGAATCCGTTCACCCATCGGATGAACAGCATGCACAAGCACGTGGCGTCTCGGACCCTGACGTCCGTCGAGTGGCAGAACTCCACGCTGCTCCAGGGCGACACCGTCGAGGCGGTACGCAAGCTGAAAGCGTCCGACGGCGGCAACCTCAACGTCGTCGGCAGCGGCGACCTCGCCCAGACCCTCATGCGGCACGACCTCGTCGACGAGTACCGGCTGACCATCCACCCGGTGATCATCGGCACCGGCAAGCGGCTGTTCGCCGACGGCGCGATCCCCACTGCGCTGGAACCGGTCAGCGTCTCCACGACCAAGGGCGGCACCGTCGTCGGCGTCTACCGGCCGAACGGCAAGCCCAGCTACGACAGCTACTAG